From Vibrio fortis, a single genomic window includes:
- a CDS encoding pirin family protein, with translation MENRRITQIMNAQATSDGDGVKIQRAAGFNNASFSPFLMIDELKSDESKDYVGGFPPHPHRGIETLTYMLQGHFQHKDHMGNVGELRSGGAQWMAAGRGVIHSEMPMMEEGSLHGFQIWINQPARDKMKPAQYHDFQSETITEWGNEKMGLLRLIAGNASIEGTQLSGPLQTTGVPLNVSDWRAQSDQTLTLTTENDHNAFVYVYKGSVELGSQSLVAGQLALLSKAEILEMIAKEESGVLIFSGEPINEPVVHYGPFVMNSMKEIEQTIHDFNNGVFETY, from the coding sequence ATGGAAAATCGACGTATTACACAAATCATGAATGCTCAGGCAACGTCCGACGGCGATGGTGTGAAAATCCAACGAGCTGCAGGATTCAACAACGCCAGCTTCTCGCCTTTCTTAATGATTGATGAACTCAAATCCGATGAGAGTAAAGATTACGTGGGTGGCTTTCCACCGCACCCTCATCGCGGAATCGAGACTCTCACTTATATGCTCCAAGGTCATTTCCAGCATAAGGATCATATGGGCAATGTCGGTGAGCTACGCAGTGGTGGCGCTCAATGGATGGCCGCAGGTCGCGGAGTGATTCACAGTGAAATGCCAATGATGGAAGAAGGCTCTCTGCATGGTTTCCAAATATGGATAAACCAACCTGCTCGCGACAAGATGAAGCCTGCTCAATACCACGACTTTCAAAGTGAGACCATTACTGAATGGGGTAACGAGAAGATGGGGCTACTGCGACTTATCGCTGGCAACGCATCAATTGAGGGCACACAACTATCCGGGCCATTGCAAACAACGGGGGTACCACTCAATGTTTCAGACTGGCGAGCACAATCAGATCAAACGCTGACGCTCACAACCGAAAATGATCACAACGCGTTCGTTTATGTTTATAAAGGCTCGGTTGAATTAGGGTCACAATCTCTCGTTGCTGGACAATTGGCGCTATTGAGTAAGGCTGAAATTCTGGAGATGATCGCGAAGGAAGAGTCTGGAGTACTGATTTTTTCGGGAGAACCCATTAACGAACCTGTTGTTCATTATGGCCCGTTTGTAATGAATAGCATGAAAGAGATAGAACAGACGATCCATGACTTTAACAATGGCGTCTTTGAAACCTATTAA
- a CDS encoding YdcH family protein — MLNENHAFILDFPEFKLDIVQLNHDDPKFKNNMQKYHELDYTIRELEVSGSPIDDDNMHNLKVERMELKDTLYKQLSRHHQLAEESK; from the coding sequence ATGCTCAATGAAAACCACGCTTTTATCCTAGATTTCCCTGAGTTCAAACTCGATATCGTGCAACTTAACCACGACGACCCTAAGTTCAAAAACAACATGCAGAAGTACCACGAACTCGACTACACCATTCGCGAACTTGAAGTTTCTGGCAGTCCAATCGATGACGACAACATGCACAATCTAAAAGTAGAACGCATGGAACTGAAAGACACCCTCTACAAGCAGCTTTCTCGCCACCATCAACTTGCTGAAGAGTCCAAATAA
- a CDS encoding GNAT family N-acetyltransferase produces the protein MKQGVEPHPLRYSPILPSEAETQFSMIKEALYCHVEAVFGWDDEYQRQRVNNDYQLDWFYWIDDGDDRVGLVCYKPYQNAYHVHLLIIFTPYQNQKLGCRVMRDIQELAIKEKRETITLSSFRRNQPAIAFYQRLGYQITDDSEADFVSMSLRINE, from the coding sequence ATGAAACAAGGTGTCGAGCCTCATCCATTACGCTACTCGCCAATTCTTCCTTCAGAAGCTGAAACGCAGTTTTCTATGATAAAAGAGGCACTCTATTGTCATGTCGAAGCCGTATTTGGGTGGGATGATGAATATCAAAGGCAACGAGTAAACAATGACTATCAACTAGACTGGTTTTATTGGATAGATGATGGAGATGATCGAGTCGGTTTAGTCTGCTACAAACCCTACCAAAACGCCTACCATGTACACTTACTGATCATATTCACGCCTTACCAGAACCAAAAGCTAGGGTGTCGAGTAATGAGAGATATCCAAGAGCTCGCCATCAAAGAAAAGCGTGAAACGATTACTCTTTCTAGCTTTAGACGCAATCAGCCAGCGATCGCTTTCTATCAAAGGTTGGGCTATCAGATAACCGATGATAGCGAAGCAGATTTTGTTAGTATGTCGCTTCGTATCAACGAATAG
- the trhO gene encoding oxygen-dependent tRNA uridine(34) hydroxylase TrhO has protein sequence MSQYVVCALYKFVALDDYQDIRQPLTQLLLDNQIRGTLLLAQEGINGTVAGSRESIDALLAWFKLDERLADVVYKESFNEQQPFNRTKVKLKKEIVTMGVEGIDPRHVVGTYVKPKDWNELISDPDVVLVDTRNDYEVDIGTFKNAVNPNTETFREFPQYVEDNLDPTKHKKVAMFCTGGIRCEKSTAYMKEQGFEEVYHLEGGILKYLEEVPEEESMWEGDCYVFDGRVAVNHQLEKSGYDVCNACRLPITEEDKQSADFEKGVSCPKCIDKHTEEQKQRFREREKQVQLSAARGETHVGGDAAQLIEQRKQQKLEKKAQQRANNK, from the coding sequence ATGTCTCAATATGTTGTATGCGCACTCTACAAGTTTGTCGCACTGGATGATTACCAAGATATCCGCCAACCACTTACTCAACTGCTTCTCGACAATCAAATCCGTGGCACCTTGCTGCTTGCCCAAGAAGGCATCAATGGCACGGTAGCTGGCTCACGCGAATCAATCGACGCTCTGCTTGCTTGGTTCAAGCTTGATGAGCGCCTAGCTGATGTTGTCTACAAAGAGTCGTTCAACGAACAACAACCGTTCAACCGCACTAAGGTTAAGCTCAAAAAAGAGATCGTAACCATGGGTGTGGAGGGAATCGACCCTCGCCATGTCGTGGGTACATACGTAAAGCCAAAAGACTGGAATGAACTGATCTCAGATCCTGATGTGGTACTGGTCGATACTCGTAACGACTACGAAGTCGACATCGGTACTTTCAAAAATGCGGTCAATCCAAACACAGAAACCTTCCGTGAGTTCCCGCAATACGTTGAAGACAATCTGGATCCTACTAAACACAAAAAGGTAGCGATGTTCTGTACTGGTGGCATTCGCTGTGAAAAGTCGACGGCTTACATGAAAGAGCAAGGCTTCGAAGAGGTGTATCACCTTGAAGGCGGCATCCTAAAGTATCTAGAGGAAGTGCCTGAAGAAGAGAGCATGTGGGAAGGTGATTGCTACGTGTTTGATGGCCGTGTTGCGGTTAACCACCAGCTTGAAAAGAGTGGCTATGATGTATGTAACGCTTGTCGTTTGCCAATCACTGAAGAAGACAAACAGTCTGCTGATTTTGAAAAAGGTGTAAGCTGCCCTAAGTGTATCGACAAGCACACTGAAGAGCAGAAGCAACGCTTTAGAGAGCGTGAAAAGCAGGTACAGCTGTCTGCGGCTCGTGGTGAGACTCACGTCGGTGGCGATGCTGCACAGCTGATCGAACAGAGAAAACAGCAAAAACTCGAAAAGAAAGCTCAACAACGAGCAAACAATAAATAA
- the ppnP gene encoding pyrimidine/purine nucleoside phosphorylase, with translation MIKENTYFDGGVKSLGFSQEGEDVSVGVMQAGEFTFGTAAPERMTVVKGALTIKRVGEDDWSTFKSGDSFEVAGDSSFDVKVAEATAYLCEYL, from the coding sequence ATGATTAAAGAAAATACCTATTTCGATGGTGGCGTTAAATCTCTTGGTTTTTCACAAGAGGGTGAAGATGTCAGTGTAGGTGTGATGCAAGCGGGTGAGTTTACATTTGGTACGGCTGCCCCAGAAAGAATGACAGTAGTCAAAGGTGCATTAACGATTAAGCGTGTTGGTGAAGACGATTGGTCAACGTTTAAATCAGGTGATTCGTTTGAAGTAGCAGGTGATTCTTCATTCGATGTTAAGGTTGCGGAAGCGACTGCTTACCTTTGTGAGTACTTGTAA
- a CDS encoding ABC transporter substrate-binding protein, whose translation MKKLISVMALVTSMTSMPLFAEPLKVAGKPDDQKLHLTLIKEVVARSERFDSIEFVYAETGEPAGSRVMADLESGKLDVIWTATSIDMEQRFDPVHFPIFRGMLGMRIGLIHQNDHNLLAGVQNLPDLQRFTICSGKTWPDTFIIDANNIKTAKSLKYPNIFEMMLAGNRCHFFARGVMEPFAEVESHPELPLAVDSHIMLRYRMPYMFFVKKGESELQQHLLSIINEIFEDGTYEEMFFADKEVKMALSLAKLQERVIIDLDNPYLTQQTQAMPEKYYFDPLANRK comes from the coding sequence GTGAAGAAACTAATATCAGTAATGGCTCTGGTTACGAGTATGACCTCAATGCCATTATTTGCTGAGCCACTAAAAGTCGCGGGTAAGCCTGACGACCAAAAGCTGCATTTAACACTCATCAAAGAGGTGGTAGCGCGCTCAGAGCGCTTTGACAGTATCGAATTTGTTTATGCCGAAACGGGTGAGCCTGCTGGCTCTAGGGTGATGGCGGACTTAGAGTCTGGCAAGCTGGATGTAATATGGACTGCGACCAGTATTGATATGGAGCAGCGCTTTGATCCGGTGCACTTCCCAATATTTCGGGGCATGCTCGGTATGCGCATTGGTTTGATCCATCAAAACGATCATAACCTGCTTGCCGGAGTTCAAAACTTGCCTGATCTGCAGAGGTTCACTATCTGCTCAGGTAAAACGTGGCCAGACACTTTCATCATTGACGCCAACAACATCAAAACGGCGAAATCGCTTAAGTATCCGAATATCTTTGAAATGATGTTGGCGGGCAATCGCTGTCATTTCTTTGCTCGCGGTGTGATGGAACCCTTTGCTGAGGTCGAATCCCATCCTGAGCTACCGCTTGCCGTAGACAGCCATATCATGCTGCGCTATCGAATGCCTTACATGTTTTTCGTAAAGAAAGGTGAGAGTGAGCTACAGCAACATCTGCTTAGTATCATCAATGAGATCTTTGAAGACGGCACTTATGAAGAGATGTTCTTTGCTGACAAAGAAGTAAAGATGGCGCTGTCACTCGCCAAGTTACAAGAACGCGTCATTATCGATCTTGATAACCCATACCTCACACAACAGACACAGGCGATGCCTGAAAAATACTATTTTGACCCACTAGCGAATCGGAAGTAG
- a CDS encoding GGDEF domain-containing protein encodes MADIRSTRKQKIVYSFSLTSAALFVFYTWAYFQDGYYTLSVFEMMFAIIAVINAVYIKKVQEPHYCELLLSCVLLIQGVVLFLYSGTIPERMLWLYPILAAVIFINEFRMGLILSVTFLLFLSSLMAFIPHKFALPFNSTHRFSLSLVTMSAVCHVSSYYYTKAVGYIQRLYQEGIEDLAYRDQLTGLANRWSFERWAIEKLNTVNTNNSVTALVFLDIDNFKTINDSFGHDVGDSVLQHFAQRLKNNLRSKDRSTHKHDYSIARFAGDEFVLMLYDVRSKQDLDGILQRISGLFENENLTNNQVGTLTLSIGVAMYPSDATDLAELTRCADKAMYYAKHSGKNRFAYYQDDLTTPLIEDGHCSEPRKAIETIPSNVTALHQQSS; translated from the coding sequence ATGGCCGATATTCGTTCGACTCGAAAACAGAAAATCGTCTACTCCTTTTCGCTAACCTCTGCAGCGTTGTTTGTTTTCTATACTTGGGCATATTTCCAAGATGGCTATTACACCCTGTCTGTCTTTGAAATGATGTTCGCCATTATTGCCGTCATTAACGCCGTTTATATTAAAAAGGTTCAAGAACCCCACTATTGTGAATTGTTGTTGAGCTGCGTATTGCTAATCCAAGGTGTTGTGCTGTTTCTCTATAGCGGAACCATCCCTGAGCGTATGCTTTGGCTTTATCCGATCTTAGCCGCGGTTATCTTTATTAATGAATTTCGCATGGGGTTGATCCTCAGTGTTACCTTCTTACTTTTTCTTAGCAGTTTGATGGCATTTATCCCTCATAAATTCGCACTGCCGTTCAACAGTACACACCGCTTCTCTCTAAGTCTTGTGACCATGAGTGCCGTGTGCCACGTGTCATCTTATTACTACACCAAGGCTGTGGGCTATATTCAACGCTTATATCAAGAAGGGATTGAAGACCTTGCTTACCGAGATCAACTCACAGGGCTTGCCAATCGTTGGAGCTTTGAACGTTGGGCAATCGAGAAACTCAACACCGTCAATACGAATAATAGTGTGACGGCTTTGGTCTTCTTAGATATCGATAACTTCAAAACCATCAATGACAGCTTTGGTCATGATGTTGGCGACAGTGTTCTACAACACTTTGCCCAGCGATTGAAAAATAACCTTCGCAGTAAAGACCGATCAACTCATAAGCATGACTATTCGATTGCCCGCTTCGCTGGCGATGAGTTTGTATTAATGCTCTATGATGTGAGAAGCAAGCAAGATTTAGATGGCATTTTGCAGAGAATCAGCGGCTTGTTTGAAAACGAAAACCTGACCAACAATCAAGTCGGCACACTCACCTTAAGTATTGGGGTGGCAATGTATCCTAGTGACGCGACCGATCTTGCAGAGCTGACACGCTGTGCAGACAAAGCGATGTATTATGCCAAGCACTCTGGTAAAAACCGTTTCGCTTATTACCAAGACGATCTCACGACACCACTCATTGAGGATGGGCACTGTTCTGAGCCGCGCAAAGCCATCGAGACAATACCAAGTAATGTCACCGCTTTACACCAGCAATCTAGTTAG
- a CDS encoding LysR substrate-binding domain-containing protein, which produces MVTLEQQLSRLDLNLLVSLSVLIKERNVTRAAQALYLSQPAMSRTLGRLRELFDDPLFYRESNGLVPTQKALELQEPLEELLRNMQSLIARSAFTPESCDQTFAISLPPLMSGFVSIPLITALKEHAPKASLVEFPVAKEPTQQLADRSVDFSFHVDKPDNESEFPSQCIATTYPVFYVSRNHPLAKQQQVTLEECLNYRFVDMSLDIRSASGLVNPIDKYLSKHGRKRDVVFQSGQLHSLVSVMQQTDTVMVSSNKLLTSSYLKQQLVPVLTMEAFPELCLNIYLIEHKRTSNSAPHQWLKALILSTLAGEQ; this is translated from the coding sequence ATGGTAACTCTAGAACAACAGCTTTCTCGTCTTGATCTCAACTTATTGGTCTCCTTGAGCGTTTTAATCAAAGAACGCAATGTCACCCGAGCGGCACAAGCGCTGTACTTGTCGCAACCCGCAATGAGTCGAACCTTGGGGCGTTTACGTGAATTGTTTGACGACCCTTTATTTTATCGTGAATCCAATGGCTTGGTGCCGACGCAGAAGGCATTGGAACTGCAAGAGCCCTTGGAAGAGTTACTTCGAAACATGCAGAGTCTGATTGCCAGATCCGCGTTTACACCAGAATCGTGTGACCAAACATTCGCTATTTCACTGCCTCCTTTGATGAGTGGTTTTGTCAGTATTCCTTTGATTACTGCGCTCAAAGAGCACGCTCCAAAGGCGAGTTTAGTTGAGTTCCCAGTCGCCAAAGAGCCCACTCAACAGCTAGCCGACCGAAGCGTGGATTTCTCGTTTCATGTTGATAAGCCAGACAATGAATCGGAGTTTCCATCTCAATGCATAGCGACGACCTATCCCGTTTTTTACGTCTCGCGAAATCACCCTTTAGCCAAGCAACAACAAGTCACATTAGAAGAGTGTCTGAATTATCGATTTGTCGATATGAGTCTGGATATTCGCTCTGCGTCTGGTTTGGTTAATCCGATTGATAAATACCTATCCAAACATGGTAGAAAAAGGGATGTGGTTTTCCAAAGTGGTCAGCTTCACTCATTAGTTTCGGTCATGCAGCAGACGGACACGGTGATGGTCTCTTCTAATAAGCTGTTGACCTCTTCATACCTTAAACAACAACTTGTCCCTGTGCTTACGATGGAAGCCTTCCCTGAGCTGTGCCTGAATATCTATCTTATTGAGCACAAACGAACCAGTAATAGCGCTCCTCATCAGTGGTTGAAAGCGTTGATCCTCTCAACATTAGCGGGTGAGCAGTAA
- a CDS encoding alkaline phosphatase family protein codes for MKKLFRPYRSALVLGIFPLSLVASGVQAQLSETPVIGGVFSSSEVLKNQVVSSLSYSATLTRDAALFTIAGVTLDTYILALPLDAKTKARVIAQLSNPTYSIPLGYFLYSYYDRYAGIGSEDVFKEYLATIYDEPTLKGFEHSLYHFGDAEEISEAHSESHQQPDTSTESTGHHEGIRVDDKFIANMVVIYDALFDLGVWRDMDTLPDSYTYLTDSEQDLAIINKIQPIVVGLIDKAAQGMEPSDIRSALMTIVEDGKPENANKPNNKAQALTVTLIDFVRLNLLKAYRQFVFKEERTDALDDWMRQAFDDNPQDLIEFLSSQQNRRFAVQVTVDGLQQGLIEGLVDPTAPFISIANQHHQNREQYKPKLEQVIEPPHEQQVSFMAQLAEQAYQDQYYLPFFKRLYNENKANISRVGISSTPTISVRNLPIIKTGARVSGEGGTGVPNFHFVDREIDRAYYFFGNDALQLDVLMADNKVQTMFDRLNYLKTLNCNAQYDWNAHTTYDGLVNLGFGESLRDYGEKRCLKELEQRADVEQSLTEMRQALIEDIQSYERISGFDLFTKFAKKAQVEQAISQYAKLDGQGMPDYTLIYNPWPDHFAHFTGPFSDEILMPTGELNRLDYWLTQVENTYKSAGVYSRTLWGMAGDHGLTPVFYALNPEKQVLEGLQQELDYPIVVEKISSDEGEGPKITNALDYPSLKAVDVVVASTAGGNFMMDFFNSQQGWKVQPVYQELTEWTPLAAPKDTHIDIIDQIAKRLPESLDYMVVREQACTEESCSVRVIGNRDQLRVDELITRQGDKLFYESLETGQRPQLLNTQQLNTYLPKPTDAEFAAYSRLVDKCLNRAVKSQPSTWCHADEWTQLTRFTPRPDSVNQLANIYLEDRAGTVNLFPKEGIGYNTKVPGRHAGEDYLEKDAFIGFWGEPIGESSTPLTIEANGSLAPTLFEYLTGEQVVVGENGWGFPSLVDKLDIQK; via the coding sequence ATGAAGAAGCTTTTTCGTCCTTATCGTTCAGCGCTTGTTCTGGGCATATTTCCGTTAAGCCTAGTGGCGAGTGGTGTGCAGGCACAACTTTCAGAAACTCCTGTAATTGGTGGTGTATTCAGTTCAAGTGAAGTTTTGAAAAATCAGGTTGTGTCGAGTTTGAGCTATTCTGCAACTCTGACTCGCGATGCTGCTCTGTTTACGATTGCTGGCGTGACGTTAGACACTTACATATTAGCGCTGCCATTGGATGCGAAAACCAAAGCGCGTGTCATCGCTCAGTTATCAAATCCTACTTACTCGATTCCTCTTGGTTATTTTCTGTATAGCTATTATGACCGTTATGCAGGCATTGGTAGTGAAGATGTGTTTAAAGAGTATCTGGCGACAATTTACGATGAACCCACGCTAAAGGGCTTTGAACATAGCTTGTACCATTTTGGCGATGCCGAAGAAATAAGCGAAGCACATTCGGAGAGTCATCAGCAGCCAGACACGTCAACAGAATCAACGGGGCACCATGAGGGCATTCGGGTAGATGACAAGTTTATTGCCAATATGGTGGTGATCTACGATGCCTTGTTTGATTTAGGTGTGTGGCGAGATATGGATACTCTGCCAGATAGCTATACTTACCTTACTGATAGCGAACAAGATTTGGCTATCATCAATAAAATCCAACCGATTGTTGTGGGTTTGATCGACAAGGCGGCGCAAGGCATGGAGCCAAGCGACATTCGCTCAGCATTGATGACCATTGTCGAAGATGGTAAGCCGGAAAACGCTAATAAACCGAACAACAAGGCACAAGCTCTCACCGTCACCCTGATCGATTTTGTTCGTCTCAACTTGCTCAAGGCATATCGCCAATTTGTATTTAAAGAAGAGAGAACAGACGCACTTGATGATTGGATGCGGCAAGCCTTTGATGACAATCCGCAAGATTTGATTGAATTTCTCTCTTCTCAGCAAAACCGTCGCTTCGCGGTGCAAGTGACCGTTGATGGCTTACAGCAAGGTTTGATTGAAGGTTTGGTTGACCCGACTGCCCCATTTATCTCGATTGCGAATCAGCACCATCAAAACCGCGAACAGTACAAACCTAAGCTTGAACAAGTGATTGAGCCGCCACATGAGCAACAGGTGAGTTTTATGGCGCAATTGGCTGAACAGGCGTATCAAGACCAGTACTATTTGCCTTTCTTTAAGAGACTATACAACGAAAACAAGGCCAATATTAGCCGAGTTGGTATCTCTTCAACGCCAACCATCAGTGTTCGCAATCTGCCGATCATTAAAACCGGTGCGAGAGTTTCAGGAGAGGGCGGAACAGGCGTTCCGAACTTCCACTTCGTTGATCGAGAGATCGACCGCGCATATTACTTCTTCGGTAATGATGCACTGCAGCTAGATGTGTTGATGGCAGATAACAAGGTCCAAACCATGTTTGATCGCCTTAACTACTTAAAGACGTTGAACTGCAATGCTCAGTACGACTGGAACGCACACACCACTTACGATGGCTTGGTGAATCTTGGATTCGGTGAGTCTTTGCGTGACTATGGCGAAAAGCGCTGCTTGAAAGAGTTAGAACAACGAGCGGATGTAGAGCAGTCTCTGACCGAAATGCGCCAAGCGCTAATCGAAGATATCCAATCTTATGAAAGGATCTCTGGCTTTGATCTTTTCACCAAGTTTGCCAAAAAGGCACAGGTCGAGCAGGCGATATCCCAATACGCTAAGTTAGATGGACAAGGTATGCCGGATTACACCTTGATCTATAACCCGTGGCCGGATCATTTTGCTCACTTCACTGGCCCGTTTAGCGATGAAATTCTGATGCCAACTGGTGAGCTCAACCGCTTGGATTACTGGCTGACACAAGTGGAGAACACTTATAAGTCTGCAGGTGTCTATTCGCGAACCTTGTGGGGCATGGCCGGAGATCACGGTTTAACGCCAGTATTCTATGCGCTTAACCCAGAAAAACAGGTACTAGAAGGTCTTCAGCAAGAGCTTGATTATCCAATCGTGGTTGAGAAAATTTCATCCGATGAAGGGGAAGGTCCGAAGATCACTAATGCTCTCGATTACCCAAGCCTTAAGGCGGTGGATGTCGTGGTGGCTTCGACTGCGGGGGGTAACTTTATGATGGACTTCTTTAACTCGCAGCAGGGTTGGAAGGTACAGCCCGTGTATCAAGAGTTAACTGAGTGGACTCCGTTGGCAGCCCCTAAAGATACCCACATCGATATCATTGATCAGATAGCAAAGCGTCTACCCGAATCGCTGGACTATATGGTCGTGCGCGAGCAGGCTTGTACTGAGGAGAGTTGCTCTGTAAGAGTGATTGGTAACCGTGACCAGTTGCGTGTGGATGAGTTGATTACACGTCAAGGAGACAAGCTGTTTTATGAGTCACTAGAGACTGGTCAGCGTCCACAGTTACTGAATACGCAACAACTTAACACTTACCTTCCTAAACCTACCGATGCCGAGTTTGCCGCTTACTCTCGTTTGGTCGATAAGTGCTTAAATCGCGCAGTTAAGTCTCAGCCTTCGACTTGGTGTCACGCAGATGAGTGGACGCAACTGACACGATTTACACCAAGGCCCGATTCAGTAAACCAGTTGGCCAATATCTACTTGGAAGATAGAGCCGGTACGGTGAATCTATTTCCGAAAGAGGGGATTGGTTACAACACCAAGGTGCCGGGGCGACATGCCGGTGAAGATTATCTTGAGAAAGATGCCTTTATTGGTTTCTGGGGTGAGCCGATTGGCGAAAGTTCAACACCACTGACGATCGAAGCGAATGGCTCATTGGCCCCCACCTTGTTTGAGTACCTAACGGGTGAGCAGGTTGTGGTTGGTGAAAACGGTTGGGGCTTCCCGTCTCTTGTCGATAAGTTAGACATTCAAAAATAG
- a CDS encoding methyl-accepting chemotaxis protein, which translates to MNKLTKKMVLMIALVMVLVAAVALPAQYFISKNAAESQAQLNASEVVSELEVILQEPVYVYDKALVQNIIDAYAQKSSIASISVLDQNGKALASVNSLPVETLSSLTITWDNLPVGEVEIGFNQQAARDELANAMQVSSLIMFSVFAINLLLISFVLDRKVVAPIKQMSENMNDIAAGGGDLTSRVEEKGDDEVTELASAFNQFVATVQSIIVDTAKTTQHLTGNGHAIANLRDEMNVQTTQQTSLTHESLSKIEQFNIATKEIAAHTENTLHQSNDALQLSHRSGQTIEVNAQNIGELVQSLESAADCANSLKVSSDDIGRVIEVIKAIAEQTNLLALNAAIEAARAGESGRGFAVVADEVRALASKTHESTNEIETIIERLQVEASASFDATQKSKQLVEKTKESSDEIQEALISIISSVSSINEMVDSVASACEEQSNVSSTVADDMNLLDASASRMQTVNGNLQSLAEDILGHTEELSGQIDRFKY; encoded by the coding sequence ATGAACAAATTAACAAAGAAAATGGTACTGATGATCGCATTGGTCATGGTGTTAGTGGCAGCGGTTGCTCTGCCAGCTCAGTACTTCATTAGTAAGAATGCCGCAGAGTCTCAGGCGCAACTCAATGCCTCTGAAGTGGTCTCAGAGCTTGAGGTTATCCTACAAGAACCTGTTTATGTGTACGACAAAGCACTGGTTCAGAATATCATTGATGCTTACGCACAAAAGAGCTCTATCGCCTCTATTTCAGTTCTCGATCAAAACGGTAAGGCGCTAGCGAGTGTTAACTCTTTGCCTGTAGAAACGCTGTCGTCACTGACTATTACCTGGGATAACCTGCCTGTCGGTGAAGTCGAAATTGGTTTTAATCAGCAAGCCGCTCGTGATGAACTGGCCAATGCCATGCAGGTATCGTCGTTGATCATGTTCAGTGTCTTTGCGATTAACTTACTTCTTATCTCTTTTGTACTCGACCGTAAAGTGGTTGCGCCAATCAAACAGATGTCTGAGAACATGAATGACATTGCTGCTGGTGGTGGTGACCTGACGTCTCGAGTGGAAGAGAAAGGGGATGATGAAGTCACTGAGCTTGCGAGCGCGTTTAACCAGTTCGTAGCGACCGTACAGAGCATCATTGTTGATACAGCAAAAACCACACAACACCTTACAGGTAATGGTCACGCGATTGCGAACTTGCGTGATGAGATGAACGTTCAAACCACCCAACAAACGAGCCTAACTCACGAGAGCCTGAGCAAGATTGAGCAGTTCAATATCGCGACGAAAGAGATCGCAGCACACACTGAAAATACGCTGCATCAATCAAACGATGCGTTGCAGCTTAGCCACCGCAGCGGCCAAACGATTGAAGTGAATGCACAGAACATCGGTGAACTGGTACAAAGCCTAGAGAGTGCTGCGGATTGTGCAAATTCATTGAAGGTAAGTAGTGATGACATTGGTCGTGTGATTGAGGTAATCAAAGCCATTGCTGAGCAAACCAACTTACTTGCGCTGAACGCAGCGATTGAAGCGGCACGTGCGGGTGAAAGTGGACGTGGTTTTGCGGTCGTTGCTGACGAGGTTCGCGCTTTGGCATCGAAGACGCACGAATCTACCAATGAAATCGAAACCATTATTGAGCGCTTACAAGTAGAAGCATCGGCCTCTTTTGATGCCACTCAGAAGTCGAAACAGCTGGTGGAGAAAACTAAAGAGAGCTCGGATGAAATCCAAGAAGCCTTGATCAGTATCATCAGCTCAGTCTCTTCAATTAATGAGATGGTTGACTCTGTCGCTTCAGCTTGTGAAGAGCAATCAAATGTGAGCTCTACTGTGGCTGATGACATGAACTTGCTGGATGCGAGTGCGAGCCGCATGCAGACAGTCAATGGCAACCTGCAATCACTGGCAGAAGATATCTTGGGTCACACCGAGGAGCTATCAGGGCAAATTGATCGCTTCAAATACTAG